Proteins encoded by one window of Megachile rotundata isolate GNS110a chromosome 10, iyMegRotu1, whole genome shotgun sequence:
- the LOC105663725 gene encoding transient receptor potential channel pyrexia isoform X2 — protein sequence MCNNMSILKKKSFLNRLLSSHNTQGEPTTEHVMSPPTILINDTEDCEECENIWMDNIEKSSISSEHSSESVVICHIKEKQISNQQLWNTEEIVQALSNLPAGEHALSLIPTLHGDTLRKVIDEFSNANFSEVALKNQKITISSFANGHIQNTSLSIENEVAANATALQLFTRWPNTCLLVSCYLGHLDLVKTLLSKNAKVSARDCDGRTPLHLAACAASEKIIEELIKYGANPCEWDFNKKYTPLHCAAAIGNIACVKCLLKSRADVNAGLSGKSPLYYAVLSNAADCVEALLQSGASPNNPQVYTETPLHVAASLGSVTCMKLLLNYGADVRVQFSSMRSTPLHLAAEEGSAECTKLLLDAGAACEVKNSRGQTPMHLAALSQSAETLETLINFGAKVNTEDNDGRTPLHAAVAKVTRGIELAGALINKADKFGYTPLHIAALNESSSTVMVLLSKGADVTARTKGGISALSFIVRRTPDVLPRFISRLDQAISLHDHELGDLDCELRLDFRPLVPGGRGETDLMLCLVEVGQKQVLKHPLCESFLYLKWLRIRKFFLLNLIFHSIFVVFFTAYIAVTYFWNIDKFKKVLFWLVLIFTVVLAGKEFFQMTHGIYIYIKRWENWLQWSVVLVSIIVLLVPINDWQHHVAAVGILLIWIELMMVVGRFPMFGLYIQMFTQVSINFFKFLGAYICLIIGFSLGFSVLHKNYKSFTNPLVGLLKTIIMMSGELEFEDVFFDDDAPILYSGTAHLMLLSFVILVTVILTNLMMGLAVSDIQELRRCAGLDRLVRRAELVAHLESMLFSKLLDHAPKRIMKVCRQGALLLHPPHHCAIHIRPNDPRENRLPRELIKAVYHLVSERKNRYITGKNRCMHNTNNRESEHIRLSRLYSTSSTNDNSQQQFNELAIELKRFSYNINTHLDNLTTKVENIAREYRN from the exons ATGTGTAATAACAtgtcaattttaaaaaagaaatcatttttaaatagatTATTGAGTAGTCATAATACTCAAGGAGAGCCAACTACAGAACATGTAATGTCGCCGCCTACCATCCTTATTAATGATACC GAAGACTGTGAAGAATGCGAAAATATTTGGATGGATAATATAGAAAAAAGTAGTATTAGTTCTGAGCATAGTTCTGAATCTGTTGTAATATGTCATATAAAAGAGAAGCAAATATCAAATCAACAATTGTGGAATACAGAGGAGATTGTGCAAGCATTATCTAATCTTCCAGCAGGAGAACATGCACTTTCTCTTATTCCTACTCTTCATGGTGACACTCTGCGCAAAGTTATTgatgaattttcaaatgctaACTTTAGTGAAGTGGCattgaaaaatcagaaaattactaTATCTTCGTTTGCAAATGG ACACATACAAAATACGTCACTGAGCATTGAAAATGAAGTAGCTGCAAATGCAACTGCTTTGCAACTTTTTACAAGATGGCCAAACACTTGTCTTTTAGTTTCTTGTTACTTAGGTCATTTAGATTTAGTAAAAACTCTATTGAGTAAAAATGCAAAAGTTTCTGCTAGAGATTGTGATGGCAG AACACCACTACATTTAGCAGCCTGTGCTGCAtcagaaaaaattatagaagaGTTAATAAAGTATGGAGCAAATCCATGTGAGTgggattttaataaaaaatatacacctTTACACTGTGCAGCTGCTATAGGAAATATTGCTTGtgttaaatgtttattaaaatcaCGAGCTGACGTAAATGCTGGTCTGTCTGGAAAAAGTCCTCTTTACTATGCTGTCCTAAGTAATGCAGCAGATTGTGTAGAAGCATTATTGCAATCAGGTGCTTCTCCTAATAATCCTCAG GTTTATACTGAAACACCATTACATGTAGCAGCAAGTCTAGGTTCTGTTACATGCatgaaattattactaaattatggAGCAGATGTAAGAGTACAGTTTAGTTCTATGAGGTCTACTCCATTACATTTAGCAGCTGAAGAAGGTAGTGCAGAATGCACAAAATTACTATTAGATGCCGGTGCAGCGTGTGAAGTAAAAAATTCAAGAGGCCAAACACCAATGCATTTAGCAGCTCTGTCTCAATCTGCAGAAACCTTAGAGACACTTATAAATTTTGGCGCTAAAGTTAATACCGAAGATAACGACGGTCGCACTCCATTACATGCTGCTGTCGCAAAAGTGACTAGAGGAATAGAATTG gcTGGTGCTTTAATCAACAAAGCGGACAAATTTGGTTATACGCCTTTGCATATTGCGGCATTAAATGAAAGTTCGTCAACGGTAATGGTGTTATTATCGAAAGGAGCAGATGTTACTGCAAGGACAAAAGGTGGTATTTCTGCATTAAGTTTCATCGTACGTAGAACCCCGGACGTATTGCCAAGATTTATATCGCGTTTGGATCAAGCAATTTCTTTACATGATCATGAATTAGGTGATCTTGATTGTGAATTAAGACTGGATTTTAGACCACTGGTGCCTGGTGGAAGAGGAGAAACAGATTTGATGCTTTGTCTGGTAGAAGTTGGACAAAAACAAGTATTAAAACATCCCTTGTGTGAAAGTTTCCTTTATCTAAAATGGTTGAGAATTCgtaaattctttttattaaatttaatatttcattctatttttgttgtattttttaCAGCATACATTGCTGTCACATATTTTTGGaatattgataaatttaaaaaagtacttTTTTGGCTGGTACTAATATTTACTGTGGTATTAGCTGGtaaagaattttttcaaatgactcatggtatatatatttacattaaaaGGTGGGAAAATTGGCTTCAATGGAGTGTTGTGTTAGTATCAATTATAGTATTACTTGTGCCAATAAATGACTGGCAACATCATGTTGCAGCTGtaggtattttattaatttggatAGAGTTAATGATGGTAGTTGGAAGATTTCCTATGTTTGGTCTTTACATACAAATGTTTACACAAGTATCAATTAACTTCTTTAAATTCCTTGGTGCTTATATATGTCTCATAATAGGTTTTTCTTTAGGTTTCAGTgtgttacataaaaattataagtCTTTTACTAATCCTTTAGTTGGTTTACTAAAAACTATTATAATGATGtctggagaattggaatttgaagatgtatttTTTGATGATGATGCACCAATTTTATATTCTGGTACTGCACACTTAATGCTTctaagttttgttattttagtaACAgtgattttaacaaatttaatgatGGGCCTTGCTGTATCAGATATACAAGAATTAAGAAGGTGTGCTGGGTTGGATAGATTAGTGCGAAGAGCAGAACTGGTAGCACATTTGGAAAGTATGTTATTCTCAAAGCTATTAGATCACGCTCCAAAAAGAATAATGAAAGTGTGTAGACAAGGTGCACTTCTCTTACATCCACCACATCATTGTGCAATTCATATTCGTCCCAATGACCCCCGTGAAAACCGTTTACCACGCGAATTAATAAAAGCTGTATATCATTTAGTTAGTGAAAGAAAAAATCGTTACATAACTGGAAAAAACAGATGTATGCATAATACAAATAACAGAGAATCGGAACATATTAGATTGAGTAGACTATATAGTACAAGTTCTACAAATGACAATAGTCAACAACAATTTAATGAATTGGCTATAGAGTTGAAAAGAttttcatacaatatcaataccCACTTAGACAATTTAACCACCAAGGTTGAAAATATTGCTAGAGAATATCGTAACTAA
- the LOC105663725 gene encoding transient receptor potential channel pyrexia isoform X4, with protein MCNNMSILKKKSFLNRLLSSHNTQGEPTTEHVMSPPTILINDTEDCEECENIWMDNIEKSSISSEHSSESVVICHIKEKQISNQQLWNTEEIVQALSNLPAGEHALSLIPTLHGDTLRKVIDEFSNANFSEVALKNQKITISSFANGHIQNTSLSIENEVAANATALQLFTRWPNTCLLVSCYLGHLDLVKTLLSKNAKVSARDCDGRTPLHLAACAASEKIIEELIKYGANPCEWDFNKKYTPLHCAAAIGNIACVKCLLKSRADVNAGLSGKSPLYYAVLSNAADCVEALLQSGASPNNPQVYTETPLHVAASLGSVTCMKLLLNYGADVRVQFSSMRSTPLHLAAEEGSAECTKLLLDAGAACEVKNSRGQTPMHLAALSQSAETLETLINFGAKVNTEDNDGRTPLHAAVAKVTRGIELVKILIQAGALINKADKFGYTPLHIAALNESSSTVMVLLSKGADVTARTKGGISALSFIVRRTPDVLPRFISRLDQAISLHDHELGDLDCELRLDFRPLVPGGRGETDLMLCLVEVGQKQVLKHPLCESFLYLKWLRIRKFFLLNLIFHSIFVVFFTAYIAVTYFWNIDKFKKVLFWLVLIFTVVLAGKEFFQMTHGIYIYIKRWENWLQWSVVLVSIIVLLVPINDWQHHVAAVGILLIWIELMMVVGRFPMFGLYIQMFTQVSINFFKFLGAYICLIIGFSLGFSVLHKNYKSFTNPLVGLLKTIIMMSGELEFEDVFFDDDAPILYSDIQELRRCAGLDRLVRRAELVAHLESMLFSKLLDHAPKRIMKVCRQGALLLHPPHHCAIHIRPNDPRENRLPRELIKAVYHLVSERKNRYITGKNRCMHNTNNRESEHIRLSRLYSTSSTNDNSQQQFNELAIELKRFSYNINTHLDNLTTKVENIAREYRN; from the exons ATGTGTAATAACAtgtcaattttaaaaaagaaatcatttttaaatagatTATTGAGTAGTCATAATACTCAAGGAGAGCCAACTACAGAACATGTAATGTCGCCGCCTACCATCCTTATTAATGATACC GAAGACTGTGAAGAATGCGAAAATATTTGGATGGATAATATAGAAAAAAGTAGTATTAGTTCTGAGCATAGTTCTGAATCTGTTGTAATATGTCATATAAAAGAGAAGCAAATATCAAATCAACAATTGTGGAATACAGAGGAGATTGTGCAAGCATTATCTAATCTTCCAGCAGGAGAACATGCACTTTCTCTTATTCCTACTCTTCATGGTGACACTCTGCGCAAAGTTATTgatgaattttcaaatgctaACTTTAGTGAAGTGGCattgaaaaatcagaaaattactaTATCTTCGTTTGCAAATGG ACACATACAAAATACGTCACTGAGCATTGAAAATGAAGTAGCTGCAAATGCAACTGCTTTGCAACTTTTTACAAGATGGCCAAACACTTGTCTTTTAGTTTCTTGTTACTTAGGTCATTTAGATTTAGTAAAAACTCTATTGAGTAAAAATGCAAAAGTTTCTGCTAGAGATTGTGATGGCAG AACACCACTACATTTAGCAGCCTGTGCTGCAtcagaaaaaattatagaagaGTTAATAAAGTATGGAGCAAATCCATGTGAGTgggattttaataaaaaatatacacctTTACACTGTGCAGCTGCTATAGGAAATATTGCTTGtgttaaatgtttattaaaatcaCGAGCTGACGTAAATGCTGGTCTGTCTGGAAAAAGTCCTCTTTACTATGCTGTCCTAAGTAATGCAGCAGATTGTGTAGAAGCATTATTGCAATCAGGTGCTTCTCCTAATAATCCTCAG GTTTATACTGAAACACCATTACATGTAGCAGCAAGTCTAGGTTCTGTTACATGCatgaaattattactaaattatggAGCAGATGTAAGAGTACAGTTTAGTTCTATGAGGTCTACTCCATTACATTTAGCAGCTGAAGAAGGTAGTGCAGAATGCACAAAATTACTATTAGATGCCGGTGCAGCGTGTGAAGTAAAAAATTCAAGAGGCCAAACACCAATGCATTTAGCAGCTCTGTCTCAATCTGCAGAAACCTTAGAGACACTTATAAATTTTGGCGCTAAAGTTAATACCGAAGATAACGACGGTCGCACTCCATTACATGCTGCTGTCGCAAAAGTGACTAGAGGAATAGAATTGGTGAAGATTTTGATACAG gcTGGTGCTTTAATCAACAAAGCGGACAAATTTGGTTATACGCCTTTGCATATTGCGGCATTAAATGAAAGTTCGTCAACGGTAATGGTGTTATTATCGAAAGGAGCAGATGTTACTGCAAGGACAAAAGGTGGTATTTCTGCATTAAGTTTCATCGTACGTAGAACCCCGGACGTATTGCCAAGATTTATATCGCGTTTGGATCAAGCAATTTCTTTACATGATCATGAATTAGGTGATCTTGATTGTGAATTAAGACTGGATTTTAGACCACTGGTGCCTGGTGGAAGAGGAGAAACAGATTTGATGCTTTGTCTGGTAGAAGTTGGACAAAAACAAGTATTAAAACATCCCTTGTGTGAAAGTTTCCTTTATCTAAAATGGTTGAGAATTCgtaaattctttttattaaatttaatatttcattctatttttgttgtattttttaCAGCATACATTGCTGTCACATATTTTTGGaatattgataaatttaaaaaagtacttTTTTGGCTGGTACTAATATTTACTGTGGTATTAGCTGGtaaagaattttttcaaatgactcatggtatatatatttacattaaaaGGTGGGAAAATTGGCTTCAATGGAGTGTTGTGTTAGTATCAATTATAGTATTACTTGTGCCAATAAATGACTGGCAACATCATGTTGCAGCTGtaggtattttattaatttggatAGAGTTAATGATGGTAGTTGGAAGATTTCCTATGTTTGGTCTTTACATACAAATGTTTACACAAGTATCAATTAACTTCTTTAAATTCCTTGGTGCTTATATATGTCTCATAATAGGTTTTTCTTTAGGTTTCAGTgtgttacataaaaattataagtCTTTTACTAATCCTTTAGTTGGTTTACTAAAAACTATTATAATGATGtctggagaattggaatttgaagatgtatttTTTGATGATGATGCACCAATTTTATATTCTG ATATACAAGAATTAAGAAGGTGTGCTGGGTTGGATAGATTAGTGCGAAGAGCAGAACTGGTAGCACATTTGGAAAGTATGTTATTCTCAAAGCTATTAGATCACGCTCCAAAAAGAATAATGAAAGTGTGTAGACAAGGTGCACTTCTCTTACATCCACCACATCATTGTGCAATTCATATTCGTCCCAATGACCCCCGTGAAAACCGTTTACCACGCGAATTAATAAAAGCTGTATATCATTTAGTTAGTGAAAGAAAAAATCGTTACATAACTGGAAAAAACAGATGTATGCATAATACAAATAACAGAGAATCGGAACATATTAGATTGAGTAGACTATATAGTACAAGTTCTACAAATGACAATAGTCAACAACAATTTAATGAATTGGCTATAGAGTTGAAAAGAttttcatacaatatcaataccCACTTAGACAATTTAACCACCAAGGTTGAAAATATTGCTAGAGAATATCGTAACTAA